The following are from one region of the Ischnura elegans chromosome X, ioIscEleg1.1, whole genome shotgun sequence genome:
- the LOC124170725 gene encoding uncharacterized protein LOC124170725: MEWCACRGRSVRRAVFLLALWGLSAVAIMHLASHSVDSPTLSGGYVSSRLLLEKVSEPRGRGGESTSTTENILDLEPIVDKSPSRSEDMLVDEIQRRVPSLPIAYWNQHKNKPMFFKNESCAKFPSLYELEFNNLYWQSLRTSNGTFQLFGAYYDIRNLSRIGPAVRILGMVDRIEPKVKTFCQFWFENQKEPVFVKVLEYKYIWYRKWGNYKQGIFQPYLIACQIPSKYHHQVPASVSMVEKPCDTATNNLRVIFNKPEKKKGFGVCVKGLDFLHEDLSVRLVEWIELLGILGAEKVFLYELQVHPNISKVLRYYEERGKVEVTPLTLPGGQPNVPGFQHMYLVKKVNHKRQNELIPYNDCLYKNLYTYEYIALLDVDEVIMPVKTMSWRELMDEVLPKALAIKNETRASYNVRNVYFLDDLIHAHGWFKDTPKYMHMLQHVYRSKNFTNPGQYVKCFHNPERALTLHNHFPLACLGSGCTSYPINTTDAQLQHYRADCVRTLKKSCIEYRKNSVMDTTIWKFKEKLIARTTETLKRLGFFGNQRGSGSQLELSSMEAS, translated from the coding sequence ATGGAGTGGTGCGCTTGTCGTGGTCGATCTGTGCGAAGAGCGGTGTTTCTGCTTGCACTATGGGGACTCTCCGCTGTCGCAATCATGCATTTGGCTTCCCATTCCGTGGACTCACCTACGTTAAGCGGAGGCTACGTAAGCAGCCGCCTGTTGCTGGAGAAGGTCAGCGAGCCTCGCGGACGTGGAGGCGAGTCTACATCAACGACTGAGAATATACTGGATCTGGAACCCATTGTGGACAAGTCTCCCAGCCGCTCAGAAGACATGCTAGTCGATGAAATCCAGCGTCGTGTTCCCAGCCTACCAATTGCATATTGGAACCAGCACAAGAATAAACCCATGTTTTTCAAGAATGAAAGTTGTGCCAAGTTTCCCAGTTTATACGAGCTCGAGTTCAATAACTTGTATTGGCAAAGCCTAAGAACATCCAATGGCACGTTTCAGCTTTTCGGTGCTTATTATGATATTAGGAATCTGAGTAGAATCGGTCCTGCGGTGAGGATATTGGGCATGGTGGACAGAATCGAACCGAAGGTGAAGACATTTTGCCAATTCTGGTTTGAAAATCAGAAGGAACCAGTGTTTGTTAAGGTCTTGGAGTATAAATACATTTGGTATCGTAAGTGGGGAAATTACAAGCAAGGCATATTCCAGCCATATCTGATTGCCTGCCAAATACCCTCTAAATACCACCACCAGGTTCCGGCATCAGTATCAATGGTCGAAAAGCCTTGTGATACAGCTACTAACAATCTGCGTGTGATATTCAACAAGCCGGAGAAGAAGAAAGGCTTCGGTGTCTGTGTCAAAGGCTTAGATTTTCTCCACGAGGATCTATCTGTAAGGCTGGTGGAATGGATTGAACTGTTGGGCATACTAGGGGCTGAAAAAGTTTTCTTGTACGAACTCCAAGTACATCCCAACATAAGTAAAGTGCTCCGTTATTATGAAGAAAGAGGTAAGGTGGAGGTCACTCCCTTGACCTTACCAGGGGGGCAGCCTAATGTCCCAGGGTTTCAGCATATGTACCTAGTAAAAAAGGTAAACCACAAGCGCCAGAATGAGCTCATTCCGTACAACGATTGCTTGTACAAGAACCTGTACACATATGAGTATATCGCCTTACTCGATGTTGATGAGGTTATTATGCCAGTGAAGACTATGTCTTGGAGAGAGCTGATGGATGAAGTCCTTCCCAAAGCTCtcgcaataaaaaatgaaaccagAGCTTCATACAATGTACGGAATGTCTATTTCCTGGATGACCTTATCCATGCACATGGATGGTTTAAAGACACACCAAAGTACATGCACATGTTACAGCATGTATATCGAAGTAAGAATTTCACCAATCCAGGACAATATGTGAAATGCTTTCATAACCCTGAGAGAGCTCTTACCCTTCATAATCACTTTCCACTGGCGTGTCTGGGTTCGGGCTGTACCTCGTACCCTATCAATACTACCGATGCTCAACTTCAGCATTACAGGGCCGATTGTGTACGCACTTTGAAGAAATCATGCATAGAATATCGGAAGAATAGTGTAATGGACACGACAATCTGGAAGTTCAAAGAGAAATTGATTGCCAGAACCACGGAGACTTTAAAGAGGCTTGGATTTTTTGGCAATCAGCGTGGAAGTGGTTCTCAACTTGAACTCAGTTCAATGGAAGCATCGTAA